From a single Metopolophium dirhodum isolate CAU chromosome 6, ASM1992520v1, whole genome shotgun sequence genomic region:
- the LOC132947881 gene encoding O-glucosyltransferase rumi homolog — MYTVYIVLFHLLNVIVCQHNHGHSETMYDKLSNQIISKINKAKKEYTPCESKNGTCFFPNILKDLEPFKDGITHEMITAAADKGTRYMIFNHDLYRETKCMFPARCEGIEHFLSKIQLNTPDVEFILNTRDWPQIIKHYGDPKPVFSFSKTDDYADIMYPAWSFWSGGPAIKLHPSGLGRWDSLRKSILKQSEQWPWKHKISKGFFRGSRTSEQRDSLILLSRNEPELVDAAYTKNQAWKSDKDTLFAPPADEISLEDHCQYKYLFNFRGVAASFRFKHLFLCKSLVFHVGEEWKEFFYQFMKPWYHYVPINPNASEKDIKNILTFFKEHDDLAKEISERGYRFIRTHLRMKDITWYWETVLHEYAKLLKYKPKLDNELNPVNR, encoded by the exons atgtacactgtgtacattgttttatttcatttattgaaTGTTATTGTATGTCAACATAATCATGGCCATTCCGAAACAATGTATGACAAAT TATCCAACCAAATTATTAGCAAAATTAACAAAGCTAAAAAAGAATACACTCCTTGTGAATCAAAGAATGGAACATGTTTTTTCCCAAACATCTTGAAAGATCTAGAGCCATTTAAAGATGGTATTACTCATGAAATGATAACTGCAGCAGCAGACAA agGAACTcgttatatgatttttaatcatGACTTATACAGAGAAACAAAGTGCATGTTTCCAGCCCGTTGTGAaggtattgaacattttttaagtaaaattcaattaaatactCCAGACGTAGAGTTCATATTAAATACACGAGATTGGcctcaaataataaaacattatggtGATCCTAAACCGGTTTTTTCTTTTAGCAAG ACAGATGATTATGCTGATATAATGTATCCTGCTTGGTCTTTTTGGAGTGGAGGGCCAGCAATTAAACTGCATCCATCAGGACTTGGTCGATGGGATTCTCTGAGAAAATCTATATTGAAACAATCAGAACAATGGCCATGGAAACATAAAATTTCGAAAGGGTTTTTTCGAGGTTCTAGAACTAGTGAACAACGCGATTCGCTCATACTTTTATCGAGAAATGAACCAGAACTAGTAGATGCAGCATATACAAAAAATCAAGCCTGGAAATCTGATAAG gataCACTTTTTGCTCCACCAGCAGATGAAATATCATTAGAAGACCATTGTCAATATAAATACTTGTTTAATTTCCGAGGTGTGGCAGCTAGTTTTCGTTTCAAACatctttttttatgtaaaagtcTTGTTTTTCATGTTGGAGAAGAGTGGAAGGAGTTTTTCTATCAGTTTATGAAACCTTGGTATCATTATGTCCCAATAAATCCAAATGCATCCGAAAAAGATATTAA aaatattttaacatttttcaaagagCATGACGATTTAGCCAAAGAAATTTCAGAACGAGGTTATAGATTTATCAGAACCCATTTAAGAATGAAAGATATAACATGGTATTGGGAAACGGTGCTGCATGAATATGCCAAATTATTGAAGTACAAACCAAAACTAGACAATGAACTTAACCCAGTAAATAGGTGA